A genomic region of Azoarcus sp. KH32C contains the following coding sequences:
- a CDS encoding acetyltransferase translates to MSRGVIVIGAGGHAKVVIELLVAGGHVVDYCVAGPGSPDRCLGIEVLSGDHHLHELFANGWRSVFPAIGANHLRERVAGQAREIGFKLVSAISPFAIVSPSATLGNGIAIMGGAVINAEARIDDLAIINTGATVDHDCHIGTCAHIAPQCALAGNVEVGPRAFLGAGTVVIPGITIGTGSTIGAGSVVVRDIPSSIMALGHPAKPVYKENPSK, encoded by the coding sequence ATGAGCCGCGGGGTCATCGTTATTGGAGCCGGCGGCCACGCCAAGGTCGTCATCGAACTGCTCGTCGCCGGCGGCCATGTCGTGGACTATTGCGTCGCTGGGCCGGGCAGCCCGGACCGATGCCTCGGCATCGAAGTTCTTTCCGGCGACCATCACCTGCACGAGCTATTCGCCAATGGGTGGCGGTCTGTCTTCCCCGCAATCGGCGCAAACCACCTGCGCGAGCGCGTCGCCGGACAGGCTCGCGAGATCGGCTTCAAACTGGTCAGCGCCATCAGTCCGTTCGCAATCGTTTCCCCCTCCGCCACGCTTGGCAATGGCATTGCCATCATGGGCGGCGCGGTCATCAACGCGGAAGCCCGCATCGATGATCTCGCCATCATCAATACCGGTGCGACCGTCGACCACGATTGTCATATCGGAACCTGCGCCCACATCGCACCTCAGTGCGCCCTCGCCGGGAATGTGGAGGTCGGCCCGCGTGCCTTTCTGGGCGCCGGTACCGTAGTGATTCCGGGCATCACCATTGGAACCGGCTCCACCATCGGAGCCGGCAGCGTCGTTGTACGCGATATCCCCTCATCGATCATGGCCTTGGGGCATCCGGCCAAACCCGTTTACAAGGAGAATCCTAGCAAATGA
- a CDS encoding FkbM family methyltransferase — protein MGDMLRRQAQLDRANIDPVSSAVHGKSTPSPLPDNSPLPDLNRLLALPDEPFLHEAYRTILLREADPSGLHYYSSRLRDGIPRIQILWQIAAGENTPKNRRICARLRIAYLTLKARSVPGIAWFADLLCAARKLHLRDFLAGNDESFVQKAYHATLGRAPDEHGASHYLAMLSDGHSRHDVLIDLKLSPEGKRAGARVAGLQTLATLKRVRRAPVIRQIVDILSLPATAAKSLDYARTAGARIQQLQMQQQSELASVQSKIDLQQHVLSTVLTRLDAHTTQAAEISHRLDSVQRDVCVTGKEIGDRQIAHHGSLLDLLPVLAEGIRMPLLTELATAARMQDKIGTEIHQHADELKSLIARECSELGVSIPASIEVDSTRRIGELLKRIDVLNSSHLLLAQKTIHQRLDAQHSALLASLSALATEVKTPLLARFTAIARAQYELQKQLDRHILGLTSALSRETAQLGMAVRKDLDESRAQLLNRMVANHTKETDLADLLLQRVAHATERVLEQSATASHRLEGETAKLISALHDAESAISAKIKSACDVTLAMQDTVATRLTTGMAETANLIADHAASSERCLDAKVEQVIAAAQRTESAVLSRLQDLKADTLAAQIAMATRLSADIAETGARIAGHTSAAENHLNATAAQMIATARETESEILSQLSRMETTTLGAHEEVTQRMQSSSAELATTLERLGSGIDARFAESLSTIQSMQPTAADFARATADRLHPLLSRTELYAMTAARRLAVPCGPDSVLVRTAMGYLLCADHDHALIAMLLESADPEPGTRQLIQRLLGPGDTFVDVGANVGIHTLAAARALQNKGRIIAIEPHPQTARLLSKTCWMNGVAHLVQVHPVAAAETNSERALHLGVTSGHHSLFPLDERDAADNSTVTVHTVTLDALLAGDIQATLIKIDAEGAELEVLRGAAGVLDRSPDVGIIAEFGISHLRRTGINTADWLAEFTRHGFTYRTIHGNAGELRETTPAALDAVASINLFFARPDSPLWNKGALPS, from the coding sequence ATGGGTGACATGCTTCGCCGACAAGCGCAGCTGGATCGTGCAAACATCGATCCGGTCTCCTCGGCTGTCCACGGCAAGTCCACGCCGTCACCCCTGCCGGACAACTCGCCGCTTCCGGACCTGAATCGTCTATTGGCGCTTCCCGACGAGCCATTCCTTCACGAGGCGTACCGCACAATCCTCCTGCGGGAAGCGGATCCCTCGGGCCTTCACTACTATTCATCACGCTTGCGTGACGGGATTCCGCGCATTCAGATCCTTTGGCAGATCGCAGCCGGTGAAAACACCCCGAAGAACCGGCGGATTTGCGCAAGACTGCGAATAGCCTATCTGACACTGAAAGCACGCTCAGTTCCCGGAATCGCGTGGTTTGCCGATTTACTGTGCGCCGCTCGGAAGCTTCATTTGCGTGACTTTCTGGCGGGGAATGACGAATCGTTCGTCCAGAAGGCATATCATGCAACGCTGGGGCGCGCACCCGACGAACATGGGGCGTCGCACTACCTCGCGATGCTAAGTGATGGCCACTCAAGGCATGATGTCCTCATTGACCTGAAGCTTTCACCGGAAGGCAAGCGCGCAGGCGCGCGCGTGGCCGGCCTGCAGACTTTGGCAACCCTGAAGCGCGTCCGGCGCGCTCCGGTCATCCGCCAGATTGTCGACATCTTGTCATTGCCTGCAACCGCGGCGAAATCTCTCGACTACGCCCGCACCGCGGGAGCCCGGATTCAGCAATTGCAGATGCAGCAGCAATCTGAACTCGCGTCGGTCCAGTCAAAGATTGACCTTCAGCAGCATGTCCTGAGTACCGTGCTGACTCGCCTTGATGCCCATACAACCCAGGCAGCAGAGATTTCGCACCGGCTCGACTCAGTGCAAAGGGATGTTTGCGTCACAGGCAAGGAAATTGGCGACCGCCAGATCGCACACCACGGTTCATTGCTTGATTTGCTTCCCGTCCTGGCCGAAGGCATCCGAATGCCCCTGCTGACGGAATTGGCAACGGCGGCACGTATGCAAGACAAGATCGGGACCGAGATTCATCAGCACGCGGATGAACTGAAGTCACTCATTGCAAGGGAATGTTCGGAGCTTGGCGTCTCAATTCCGGCGTCAATTGAAGTCGATAGCACTAGACGAATCGGAGAGCTGCTGAAGCGGATCGACGTCCTTAATTCAAGCCATCTGCTGCTGGCCCAGAAGACGATCCATCAACGTCTGGATGCCCAGCACTCGGCGCTGCTCGCGTCACTTTCTGCGCTTGCAACGGAAGTCAAGACCCCACTGCTAGCGCGATTCACAGCGATCGCGCGCGCGCAGTATGAATTGCAGAAGCAGCTCGATCGACACATTCTTGGACTGACTTCAGCCCTCTCCAGGGAAACGGCTCAACTCGGCATGGCAGTCCGGAAGGACCTGGACGAAAGCCGCGCACAGCTTCTGAACCGGATGGTCGCCAACCACACGAAAGAGACGGATCTTGCGGATTTGCTCTTGCAGCGTGTTGCCCATGCGACTGAGCGGGTACTGGAACAGAGCGCGACCGCGAGCCATCGTCTGGAGGGCGAAACCGCCAAGCTGATATCGGCACTGCACGATGCTGAATCGGCGATTTCCGCAAAGATCAAGTCGGCGTGCGACGTGACACTTGCCATGCAGGACACTGTGGCGACACGCCTCACGACCGGGATGGCCGAAACGGCGAACCTGATCGCAGATCATGCAGCGTCCTCCGAACGATGCCTGGATGCCAAAGTCGAGCAAGTCATCGCGGCCGCACAGCGAACCGAGTCCGCGGTTCTTTCCAGATTGCAGGATCTCAAGGCCGACACCCTGGCGGCACAAATCGCGATGGCCACGCGTCTCTCGGCCGATATTGCCGAGACCGGCGCTCGCATCGCGGGTCACACGTCGGCGGCCGAAAACCACCTGAACGCTACCGCGGCTCAAATGATCGCCACCGCGCGCGAAACCGAATCGGAGATCCTTTCCCAGCTTTCGCGCATGGAAACAACGACGCTCGGCGCCCACGAGGAAGTCACGCAGCGGATGCAGTCTTCGTCCGCCGAACTCGCCACAACCCTTGAGCGGCTCGGGAGCGGGATCGACGCCAGATTCGCTGAATCGCTTTCAACGATTCAGTCGATGCAGCCAACCGCGGCCGACTTTGCGCGCGCAACGGCAGACCGGCTGCACCCCCTGCTGAGCAGAACTGAACTCTATGCAATGACCGCAGCCCGCCGGTTGGCTGTGCCCTGCGGTCCCGATTCGGTTCTGGTACGTACGGCGATGGGTTACCTGTTGTGCGCCGATCACGACCACGCGCTCATTGCAATGCTGCTCGAATCGGCCGATCCGGAACCTGGCACCCGCCAACTCATCCAGCGACTGCTGGGTCCCGGAGACACGTTCGTAGACGTCGGCGCCAACGTTGGCATCCACACCCTCGCTGCAGCACGTGCCCTGCAAAACAAGGGAAGGATTATCGCCATCGAACCTCATCCCCAGACGGCCCGCCTGCTCTCCAAGACATGCTGGATGAATGGAGTCGCACATCTGGTTCAGGTTCATCCTGTTGCCGCCGCCGAAACAAACAGCGAGAGAGCCCTGCATCTCGGGGTAACGAGTGGACATCATTCCCTGTTCCCGCTCGACGAACGCGACGCTGCCGACAACTCGACGGTCACGGTGCATACAGTCACTTTGGACGCCTTACTCGCGGGAGACATTCAGGCAACGCTGATCAAGATCGACGCCGAAGGCGCGGAACTCGAAGTCCTGAGGGGCGCGGCGGGCGTCCTCGACCGGAGCCCGGACGTTGGAATCATTGCCGAATTCGGCATTTCCCATTTGCGGCGTACCGGCATCAATACGGCGGACTGGTTGGCCGAGTTCACGCGACATGGCTTCACCTACCGGACGATTCATGGCAACGCAGGTGAGTTGCGGGAGACTACGCCTGCGGCCCTCGACGCTGTGGCCTCGATAAATCTCTTTTTCGCCCGGCCTGATTCACCACTGTGGAATAAGGGGGCGCTACCGTCATGA
- a CDS encoding ABC transporter permease: MTHPTLSRSLRIQSQVIGALLMREVLTRYGRHNIGFMWLFVEPMMFTLGVTALWSLAGLHSESPIPIVAFGVTGYSSVLLWRNMPARCVQAIEPNLALMYHRNVKVIDIFAARLILEAAGATISFTLLSLLFISLGWMQLPQDIFKVLFGWFMLAWFGMALALSLGSLSSRSELIEKLWHPASYLLFPLSGAAFMVEWLPTSAQKAIVWFPMVHGVEILRDGYFGSVVPTHYDMAYMAFISLLLTFFGLAQERVASKQVTPE; this comes from the coding sequence ATGACCCACCCGACTCTATCCAGAAGCCTGCGCATTCAGTCTCAGGTCATTGGCGCGCTTCTCATGCGAGAGGTGCTGACTCGCTATGGGCGTCACAACATTGGTTTCATGTGGCTCTTCGTGGAACCGATGATGTTTACCTTGGGCGTAACAGCCTTGTGGTCGCTCGCGGGTTTGCATAGTGAATCGCCGATCCCGATCGTTGCCTTTGGCGTAACGGGATATTCGTCAGTACTTCTCTGGCGAAACATGCCCGCACGGTGTGTCCAGGCGATCGAACCCAATCTCGCCCTCATGTACCACCGTAACGTAAAGGTCATCGATATTTTTGCGGCGCGCCTGATACTGGAAGCGGCCGGAGCAACCATTTCCTTCACGCTTCTGAGCCTTCTGTTCATTTCCCTTGGCTGGATGCAGCTTCCACAGGATATTTTCAAGGTCCTCTTCGGCTGGTTCATGCTGGCGTGGTTCGGAATGGCACTTGCATTATCCCTGGGCAGCCTCTCAAGCAGATCTGAGCTTATTGAGAAGCTTTGGCACCCGGCATCCTATCTCCTGTTCCCTCTCTCTGGCGCCGCATTCATGGTGGAGTGGTTACCGACTTCAGCGCAAAAAGCGATTGTCTGGTTTCCGATGGTGCATGGCGTAGAAATTCTCCGCGACGGCTATTTCGGCTCGGTCGTCCCAACACACTACGACATGGCTTATATGGCGTTCATCAGCCTCTTGCTGACGTTTTTCGGGCTTGCACAGGAACGCGTCGCAAGCAAACAAGTTACGCCCGAATGA
- a CDS encoding glycosyltransferase family 1 protein, which produces MDVSVLASHDARTGIQRIVRGVINALRRNHSFGSMHLVYATRKHGYRIANWNIHLDRITTSSNDTIMTPAAGDVFFGLDLAAHLLPRHFSLLSRYRSEGMKIVSLAYDLLPEQHPNWFNDKTVRNYRRWLRASTKLADGFITISHSVKRDLQEWISNQGIQTASIPVSAIHLAGAIDQSAPSQGLPADSSLLLEKLARTPSVLMVGTIEPRKGYNEALAAFDDLWDRGHEVNLIIVGKPGWKTDGIQDRLRSHPLLDRRLFWFDDASDQWLALLYEVAHLVMAASKAEGLGLPIAEAMAAGKPVLARGIPVFREIGGSQIDYFESDSPDSLGTRILSMLAATDRSHEARVFSWDEAVAQLDQFLWQICTTGTPSSDVCPARNPF; this is translated from the coding sequence GTGGACGTCTCGGTTCTCGCCTCCCACGATGCCCGGACAGGAATCCAGAGAATTGTGCGGGGTGTAATCAACGCACTGCGGCGGAATCACTCGTTTGGTTCAATGCATCTTGTTTACGCCACGCGGAAACATGGCTATCGCATTGCAAACTGGAACATTCATCTCGATCGGATCACCACGTCCTCCAACGACACGATCATGACGCCAGCTGCGGGCGACGTGTTCTTCGGACTCGATCTGGCAGCGCACCTGCTGCCCCGGCATTTTTCCTTGCTTTCCCGCTACAGATCGGAGGGCATGAAGATCGTGTCGCTAGCCTACGATCTTCTTCCGGAACAGCACCCGAATTGGTTCAACGACAAGACCGTTCGGAATTACCGGAGATGGCTCCGTGCCAGCACCAAGTTGGCTGACGGTTTCATCACGATTTCGCATTCGGTCAAGCGGGACCTGCAGGAATGGATATCCAATCAGGGCATTCAGACAGCCTCAATTCCCGTGTCCGCCATTCATCTGGCCGGTGCCATTGACCAAAGCGCGCCATCCCAAGGGCTGCCCGCTGACAGCTCATTGCTGTTGGAAAAGCTTGCACGTACCCCATCCGTGTTGATGGTGGGCACGATAGAACCCCGGAAAGGTTACAACGAGGCCTTGGCCGCGTTCGACGACCTCTGGGATCGTGGCCATGAAGTTAATCTCATCATCGTCGGCAAACCGGGTTGGAAGACGGATGGCATTCAGGATCGATTGCGCTCGCACCCCCTACTAGACAGACGCCTGTTTTGGTTTGACGATGCCAGCGATCAGTGGCTAGCACTGCTATATGAGGTAGCCCATCTGGTAATGGCTGCGTCCAAGGCCGAAGGGCTGGGCCTGCCAATCGCTGAAGCAATGGCTGCGGGAAAACCTGTGCTCGCGAGAGGCATTCCGGTATTCCGTGAAATCGGCGGAAGCCAAATTGACTATTTTGAAAGCGACAGCCCGGATTCTTTGGGTACGCGAATTTTGTCTATGCTCGCGGCAACAGACCGCTCCCATGAAGCCAGAGTCTTTTCGTGGGATGAAGCTGTCGCCCAATTGGACCAGTTTCTTTGGCAAATCTGCACGACCGGTACTCCGTCGTCTGATGTCTGTCCCGCCCGGAATCCGTTTTGA
- a CDS encoding ABC transporter ATP-binding protein: protein MITISNLTKRYPTRSGLVTVLDGINLTIQPGDKVGVLGRNGAGKSTLIRLISGAERPTAGHIHRGMSISWPLAFGGAFQGSLTGLDNLRFICRVYGVDFRPRVSYVEEFSELGRYLREPVKTYSSGMRARLAFAISMAIEFDCYLIDEIIAVGDSRFHEKCQRELFEKRNDRAMIIVSHHPEFIQSHCRNAAVLGGGKLSSFDNLTDALSFYNAGSFQ, encoded by the coding sequence ATGATCACGATTTCGAATCTTACCAAGCGGTATCCCACGCGAAGCGGGCTCGTTACGGTGCTTGATGGCATCAACTTGACCATCCAGCCGGGTGACAAGGTTGGAGTGCTTGGTCGCAATGGCGCAGGAAAATCAACCCTGATCCGTTTGATCAGCGGCGCGGAGCGACCGACCGCAGGGCATATTCACCGGGGCATGAGCATTTCCTGGCCGCTCGCCTTCGGCGGGGCGTTCCAGGGGTCGCTCACCGGCCTGGACAATTTGCGGTTCATCTGTCGCGTCTACGGAGTCGACTTTCGCCCTCGCGTCAGCTATGTCGAGGAGTTTTCAGAACTTGGCCGCTATCTCAGAGAGCCAGTCAAGACCTATTCTTCTGGAATGCGTGCGCGTCTAGCCTTCGCGATCTCGATGGCTATTGAGTTCGACTGCTACCTCATCGACGAAATCATTGCAGTGGGGGATAGCCGGTTCCATGAGAAATGCCAGCGGGAACTGTTCGAGAAGCGGAACGACCGAGCGATGATCATCGTTTCTCACCATCCGGAATTCATTCAGAGCCATTGCAGGAATGCCGCAGTCCTCGGGGGAGGAAAGCTGTCGTCCTTCGATAACCTGACCGACGCGCTGTCCTTTTACAATGCTGGGTCGTTCCAATGA
- a CDS encoding mannose-1-phosphate guanylyltransferase/mannose-6-phosphate isomerase, which translates to MSVIPVILCGGAGSRLWPVSRESHPKPFIRLGDGQSLLQKAFLRGAGLTGVSQIVTVTNREFFFKTEDEFRKINAGKLPTSFLLEPFGRNTAAAVAAAALHLAERDPDAALLVLAADHLISDQKAFAAAVQRAVGLALEGKLVTFGIQPDAPETGYGYIEAEGNTVLRFVEKPDAATAQSYLDSGRFYWNSGMFCFTARTILEEMEQHCPAILAAVRKCLAQSRTAEGKGFSQCELDPDSFAAVPEDSIDYAVMEKSQRVAVVPCDIGWSDIGSWSALGDLTAADEQGNRVDGEALLHDVSNCSIRTDERLVGAVGVRDLIIVDTPDALLVAAKDRAQDVKHLYAELKAAGHDAHKLHRTVHRPWGTYTVLEEGSRYKIKRIVVKPGACLSLQMHHHRSEHWIVVSGMAKVVNGEREVLVAANESTYIPAGHRHRVSNPGVLDLVMIEVQSGEYLGEDDIVRFEDNYGRC; encoded by the coding sequence ATGTCAGTGATCCCCGTCATTCTGTGTGGTGGTGCAGGTTCGCGGCTGTGGCCAGTCTCGCGTGAAAGCCATCCAAAACCCTTCATCCGCCTCGGCGACGGCCAGAGCCTGCTGCAGAAGGCCTTCCTGCGCGGCGCCGGCCTCACCGGCGTGTCCCAGATCGTGACGGTCACAAACCGCGAATTCTTCTTCAAGACGGAAGACGAATTCCGCAAGATCAACGCGGGCAAGCTTCCGACCTCCTTCCTGCTCGAACCCTTCGGCCGCAACACCGCCGCCGCCGTCGCCGCCGCTGCGCTGCATCTGGCCGAACGCGACCCCGACGCTGCCCTGCTGGTCCTCGCCGCCGACCACCTGATCTCCGACCAGAAGGCCTTTGCCGCAGCGGTGCAACGCGCCGTCGGCCTCGCCCTCGAAGGCAAGCTCGTCACCTTCGGCATCCAACCCGATGCCCCGGAAACCGGCTACGGCTACATCGAGGCCGAAGGCAACACGGTGCTGCGCTTCGTCGAGAAGCCCGACGCGGCCACCGCCCAGTCCTATCTCGACTCCGGCCGCTTCTACTGGAACTCGGGCATGTTCTGCTTCACCGCACGCACCATCCTCGAGGAAATGGAGCAGCATTGCCCGGCCATCCTCGCCGCCGTGCGCAAATGCCTCGCCCAGTCACGCACCGCCGAAGGCAAGGGCTTCAGCCAGTGCGAACTCGACCCGGACAGCTTCGCAGCCGTCCCGGAAGATTCGATCGACTACGCGGTCATGGAAAAGTCGCAGCGTGTGGCCGTCGTTCCGTGCGACATCGGCTGGAGCGACATCGGCTCGTGGTCTGCCCTCGGCGACCTCACCGCCGCTGACGAACAGGGCAACCGCGTCGACGGCGAAGCCCTGCTCCACGACGTCAGCAACTGCTCCATCCGCACGGACGAGCGCCTCGTCGGCGCGGTCGGCGTCCGCGACCTGATCATCGTCGACACCCCCGACGCGCTGCTCGTCGCCGCCAAGGATCGCGCGCAGGACGTGAAGCACCTTTACGCCGAACTCAAGGCCGCCGGTCATGATGCCCACAAGCTGCACCGCACCGTGCACCGCCCCTGGGGCACCTACACGGTCCTTGAGGAAGGCAGCCGCTACAAGATCAAGCGCATCGTCGTGAAGCCGGGCGCCTGCCTCTCCCTGCAGATGCACCACCACCGCAGCGAACACTGGATCGTCGTCAGCGGCATGGCGAAAGTCGTCAACGGCGAACGCGAAGTCCTCGTCGCCGCCAACGAATCGACCTACATCCCGGCCGGCCACCGCCACCGCGTCAGCAACCCGGGCGTGCTCGACCTCGTCATGATCGAAGTGCAGAGCGGCGAATATCTGGGCGAAGACGACATCGTCCGATTCGAGGACAATTACGGCCGCTGCTGA
- a CDS encoding capsule polysaccharide biosynthesis gives MTDTSSKRSGLMPAGLRNLLGNKLFLLTTVIPTVIAILYFGLIASDVYIAESRFVVRSPERQTSSPLGLILKGAGFSRAQDDSYAVQDYILSRDALKALDSELKVRESFSSNKVDAFSRFAAIDWDNSFEAFHQYYQKKIGVQIDSASSITTLTTRAFSADEAHAMNLRLVEMAEALVNKLNERGRQDMIRFAADEVAQAEKKAKAAGLALAKYRNDKGVIDPEKQSAIPLQQIAKMQDELLTTRAMVMQLEKVAKANPQLPILRQRVTLLEQEIKSETDRVTGSDKSLAGKTAEFQRFVLEKEFAEKMLASAMSTLEMARNEAQRKQLYLERIVQPSVPDAPVEPRRVRGIAATFVLGLILFGIMTMLLAGIREHVD, from the coding sequence ATGACCGATACCTCAAGCAAACGCTCCGGCCTGATGCCGGCCGGCCTGCGCAACCTCCTCGGGAATAAGCTGTTCCTGCTTACGACCGTCATCCCGACTGTAATCGCGATCCTCTACTTCGGCCTCATCGCCTCGGACGTCTACATCGCCGAATCCCGCTTCGTCGTTCGAAGCCCCGAGCGACAAACCTCCTCGCCACTCGGCCTGATCCTGAAGGGTGCCGGCTTTTCGCGCGCGCAAGACGATTCGTATGCGGTCCAGGACTATATCCTGTCCCGCGACGCTCTCAAGGCGCTCGACAGCGAACTGAAGGTTAGGGAATCCTTCTCCTCCAACAAGGTCGACGCCTTCAGCCGCTTCGCCGCAATCGACTGGGACAATAGCTTTGAAGCTTTCCATCAGTACTACCAGAAGAAGATCGGAGTACAGATCGATTCGGCATCATCGATTACGACCCTGACCACACGTGCCTTTTCGGCGGACGAGGCTCACGCAATGAATCTGCGCCTGGTCGAAATGGCCGAAGCGCTCGTCAACAAACTCAACGAACGCGGGCGGCAAGACATGATCCGCTTTGCTGCCGATGAAGTCGCCCAGGCGGAGAAAAAGGCGAAGGCGGCGGGACTGGCGCTGGCGAAATACCGCAACGACAAGGGCGTAATCGACCCCGAGAAGCAGTCCGCCATCCCGCTGCAGCAGATCGCCAAGATGCAGGACGAACTGCTCACTACACGGGCCATGGTCATGCAGCTCGAAAAAGTCGCCAAGGCCAACCCCCAACTTCCTATCCTGCGCCAACGCGTCACGCTGCTGGAACAGGAAATCAAGTCCGAAACCGATCGCGTCACAGGCAGCGACAAATCTCTCGCAGGCAAAACCGCCGAATTCCAGAGATTTGTTCTTGAAAAGGAATTCGCCGAAAAGATGCTCGCCAGCGCAATGTCAACGCTCGAAATGGCGCGCAATGAGGCGCAGCGCAAGCAATTGTATCTAGAGCGCATCGTACAACCGAGCGTACCTGACGCTCCCGTAGAGCCACGTAGGGTCCGTGGCATTGCTGCCACTTTTGTTCTTGGACTGATCCTTTTTGGAATCATGACAATGCTGCTGGCCGGAATCCGGGAGCATGTGGATTGA